The Amycolatopsis sp. DG1A-15b genome contains the following window.
CGGCGGGGCGTTCGGCGGCCGGGAAGACCTGTCGATGCAGGTGCACGCGTGCCTGCTCGCCCTGCACACCGGCAAGCCGGTGAAGATGGTCTACAACCGCGAAGAGTCCTTCTACGGGCACGTGCACCGCCACCCGGCGAAGATGTACTACGAACACGGCGCCACCCGCGACGGCCGCCTCGTGTACGTCAAGGCACGCCTGTACCTCGACGGCGGCGCGTACGCGTCTTCGACGGGTGCGGTGGTCGCGAACGCGGCCACGCTCGGCGTCGGCCCGTACAAAGTGGACAGCGCGGCGGTGGACTGCTGGGGCACGTACACGAACAACCCGCCGTGCGGCGCGATGCGCGGCTTCGGCGCGGTGCAGGCGGCGTTCGGCTACGAGTCCCAGATGGACAAGCTCGCCGCCGCCTGCGGGCTGGACCCGGTCGAGGTCCGCGTCCGCAACGCGATGAGCGAGGGCGATCCGATGCCGACCGGCCAGGTCGTCGACGCGGAGGCACCCGTGGCCGAGCTGCTGGAGCGCGTGCGCGCCATGCCGATGCCGCCGGAACGGCCGTTCGACCTGCGGCACATGCCGGGCGGGGTGTCGAACACGACGCACGGCGAAGGGGTCGTCCGCGGCGTCGGGTACGCCGTCGGGATCAAGAACGTCTGCTTCTCCGAAGGCTTCGACGACTACTCGACGGCTCGCGTGCGCCTGCAGCTGGTCGGCGGCGAACCGGCCGCGACCGTGCACACCGCGGCCTGCGAGGTCGGCCAGGGCCTGGTGACGATCATGCAGCAGATCGTCCGCACCGAACTCGGCGTCGACCAGGTGACGGTCCTGCCGATGGACACCTCGATCGGCAACGGCGGTTCGACGTCGGCGTCGCGCCAGACCTACGTCACCGGCGGCGCCGTCCAGGCCGCCTGCGTGGCGGTGCGGGCGCGGCTGCTTTCGCGGTTCGACGCCAAGGTGCGCGTGGTCGGCGGCAAGCTCGTCGCGGCCGACGGCCAGGTGCTCGCCGACTTGGTGGACGTCCTCGGCGACGACGTCCACGACGAAACCGTGGAGTGGCGGCACCGGCCGACTTCTTCGTTGGACCCGGAAACCGGCCAGGGCACCGCGCACGTGCAGTACGCGTTCGCCGCGCACCGGGCGGTCGTCGACGTCGACACGGAGCTGGGCTTGGTCAAGGTGGTCGCGCTGGACTGCGCCCAGGACGTCGGCAAGGCGCTGAACCCCCAGGCCGTGCTGGGCCAGATCCAGGGCGGTTCGGCGCAGGGGCTCGGCCTCGCGGTGATGGAGGAGATCCAGACCTCCGGCGGGAAGATCCGGAACCCCTCCTTCACCGACTACCTGATCCCGACGGTGCTGGACATGCCGCCGATGACCATCGACGTCCTGGAACGCCCGGACCCGCACGCGCCGTACGGCCTGCGCGGGGTCGGCGAGCCGCCGACGATCTCGTCGACCCCGGCGATCGTGGCCGCGATCCGGGCCGCGACCGGGCTCGCGCTCACCCGCGTCCCGGTCCGGCCGGAACACCTCACGGGCACCTGAGCTACTTGAGCATCCAGTTCTGGTGGGCTTCGTCGTTGCAGCCCCAGAGCTCGAGCGGGGTGCCGTTGACGTTGCCGGCGGGCTTGTCGCCGCCGGTGACGTCGACGCACAGCCCGGCCTGGGTGATCGAGCCGCCGGCCTCGAGCCGGAACTTCTGGTTCGCGCCGCCGTGGCAGCCCCAGACGATGAGCTTCGTCCCGGACGCGCTGGTGCCGCCGCTCGCGTCGAGGCAGAGGCCGCCGGCTTTGAGCTCACCGGCGCCGGTGAACGTCCAAGCCTGGACCGGGCCGCCGCCGCAGTCCCAGATGTCGACCGGGGTGCCGGGCGTCGTCGAGCCGCCGCTGACGTCGATGCACCGCGCCGAGGAGACGCCCTGGATCGGCTGCGTTGCGTCGGTGCTGGTGCCGTGCGCGCCGGCTTTCACGCGGTAGGCGACCGTGCTGTGCGGCGGGACGTTCGCGCTGATCCCGCCGGCGGTCGTGGAGACCTCCTTCGACCACAGATTGGTGAGCCGGTAGCTCGACGCGGCTGGCAGCCCGGCCGCGGCGGCGGTCGTCGAGATGGTGTTCGCGGTGCTGTTCTCGTTGAGCAGCACCACGGCGACGTCGCCGCCCCGGAGGGGTTTCGCGAGGACGTCCAGCCCGTTCCCGGTGGCGATCCGCCGGGCCTGCTTGCCGAGCGGGTCCTGGTCGATGGCGATGACATCCGCGTTGAGGTAGGTGGAGAAGGTGGTGACGCTCGCGGAGCGCAGATCGGCGCCCGCGATCAGCGGCGCGGCCATCGCCGCCCACAGCGTGAAGTGCGCACGGTCCTCCTTGAAACCCATGCCGTTGCCGACCTCGAGCATGTCCGGGTCGTTCCAGGCGCCCGGCTTCGCGGCGGAGGCGAGCCCCACGTTCTGGCGGTAGATCGCGTCGACGGTGCCCCAGCTGTTGGTGATGTCGCCGGTGGTGCGCCACAGGTTGCCGACGTCCGCGGCCCAGGTCGCGGGGGCGAAGTCACCCCATTCGCAGATGCTGTAGACGATCGGGCGGCCGGTGGCCTTCAGCGCGTCGCGCAT
Protein-coding sequences here:
- the pucD gene encoding xanthine dehydrogenase subunit D, whose protein sequence is MTTTVSTPTVNGVGTSPQRPDGIVKVRGEFAYSSDLWHEDMVWGVTLRSPHPYARITSIDIAEALAVPGVRAVLTHEDVPGVNRYGLEHADQPVLASDVVRYQGEPVALVAADHPETARRAMKRIKVTYEELSPVTDSEAAVAGEGPSLHEGGNVVRHVKIRRGPQDLTADVVVSGVYEVGMQDQAFLGPESGLAVPDTEGGVDLYVATQWLHVDQQQIVAALGLPIEKVRLTLGGVGGAFGGREDLSMQVHACLLALHTGKPVKMVYNREESFYGHVHRHPAKMYYEHGATRDGRLVYVKARLYLDGGAYASSTGAVVANAATLGVGPYKVDSAAVDCWGTYTNNPPCGAMRGFGAVQAAFGYESQMDKLAAACGLDPVEVRVRNAMSEGDPMPTGQVVDAEAPVAELLERVRAMPMPPERPFDLRHMPGGVSNTTHGEGVVRGVGYAVGIKNVCFSEGFDDYSTARVRLQLVGGEPAATVHTAACEVGQGLVTIMQQIVRTELGVDQVTVLPMDTSIGNGGSTSASRQTYVTGGAVQAACVAVRARLLSRFDAKVRVVGGKLVAADGQVLADLVDVLGDDVHDETVEWRHRPTSSLDPETGQGTAHVQYAFAAHRAVVDVDTELGLVKVVALDCAQDVGKALNPQAVLGQIQGGSAQGLGLAVMEEIQTSGGKIRNPSFTDYLIPTVLDMPPMTIDVLERPDPHAPYGLRGVGEPPTISSTPAIVAAIRAATGLALTRVPVRPEHLTGT
- a CDS encoding ricin-type beta-trefoil lectin domain protein, translated to MRRVLATAAAVTVTAAAVSITSPVEALENGLARTPPMGWNTWNTFECNINETLVKQTTDLMVGSGMRDRGYTYVNLDDCWMTRSRDSAGNLVADPAKFPSGLKALGDYIHARGMKFGIYESAGTMTCQSYPGSLGHEQADANLFASWGVDYLKYDNCFNNGSNSQEDYIRRYSAMRDALKATGRPIVYSICEWGDFAPATWAADVGNLWRTTGDITNSWGTVDAIYRQNVGLASAAKPGAWNDPDMLEVGNGMGFKEDRAHFTLWAAMAAPLIAGADLRSASVTTFSTYLNADVIAIDQDPLGKQARRIATGNGLDVLAKPLRGGDVAVVLLNENSTANTISTTAAAAGLPAASSYRLTNLWSKEVSTTAGGISANVPPHSTVAYRVKAGAHGTSTDATQPIQGVSSARCIDVSGGSTTPGTPVDIWDCGGGPVQAWTFTGAGELKAGGLCLDASGGTSASGTKLIVWGCHGGANQKFRLEAGGSITQAGLCVDVTGGDKPAGNVNGTPLELWGCNDEAHQNWMLK